The sequence CATGGAAGAAGGAACTTCCGAAGAAATATTTTATGATCCAAAGCATCCTTACACAATGGGTCTTCTTAAATCAATTCCAAGACTTGATCTAGGAGAAAAACAGAGACTAATACCAATAGAAGGAACTCCTCCAGATCTTATTAAACCACCTGTAGGTTGTCCATTTGCATCAAGATGTCCTTATGCTATGAAAATCTGTAAAGAGCATCGTCCTCCATATTTTGAGGTGAGTAAGGGTCACAGGTCAATGTGCTGGCTATTGCATGAAAAAGCACCAAAGGTTGAAGTAGACACAGGTGTTAAAAGGGGGACGGCATAATGAGCGAAATAAATGTGAAAAAAAATGATATTTTATTGGAAGTAAAAAACTTAAAGAAGTACTTTCCCATTAATAAAGGTCTCTTAGGAAATGATATTCAATATGTTAAAGCCGTGGATGATATAAGCTTTTATATTAGAAAAGGCGAAACCCTAGGGTTAGTTGGAGAATCGGGATGTGGTAAATCCACAACTGGTAGAACTATCATAAGATTGTACGATCTTACTGATGGGGAAGTTATATTTGATGGAGCTGAAATAGGTAAGATACGTCAAAGTCAAATGAAACCTTTTAGGAAAAAAATGCAAATGATATTTCAAGATCCATATGCTTCCTTGAACTCAAGGATGACGGTTTCCGATATAATTGGAGAACCATTGGATATTCATGGTCTTGCCAGTGGGAAAGAAAGACAAGAGATAATATATAACCTTCTTGACAAGGTAGGTTTGGGTAAAGATCATGCAAGTAGATATCCCCATGAGTTTAGTGGTGGACAAAGACAGCGTATTGGTATTGCAAGGGCATTAGCTGTAGAACCAGATTTTATAATATGTGATGAACCAATTTCAGCCCTTGATGTGTCAATTCAAGCTCAGGTTGTTAATATGCTGGAAGATTTACAAAGTGAAATGGGACTGACATATCTTTTTATCGCCCATGACCTATCAATGGTTAAGCATATTTCCGATAGAATAGGAGTTATGTATTTAGGTAAGCTTGTTGAGGTGGCGGAAAGTAAGGAATTATATAAAAAACCTACTCATCCATATACCCAAGCCCTATTATCGGCTATTCCTATTCCCGATCCTGATGTAACTAAAACTAAGCAGAGGGTCATATTGGAAGGTGACGTACCAAGTCCTATAAATCCTCCTTCAGGATGTAGGTTTAGAACTAGATGTAGATATGCTATGCCTATTTGCTCAGAAGTTGAACCGGAATTGAAGGATATTGGTGGCGGACATATGTGTGCATGCCACTTGAATGATAGATAGTATTAAATAGAGGGCGTGTTCTATTTGGCATGCCCTTTACACCAAATCACATTAAAAAAATTAAGTATCATAAATATTGTGAATATATAAATTTATTAACATATTTAAATTTTTCATTAAAATTATGCAGGATTTTTAATTTTTTTATAGAATTCTAACTAAATAGAGTGGAGTATATAAGTATATATTGGACTTGACCTTATTGGTCACATATGTGGAATAATTCCTATTAAGTTAGGAGTAAATTTTTTTGCGAAAAAAATATTCAGATTATTTCATAAGATTAATTTATGTTAATAATTTGTTTTTTAAAAAGTCAATAAGTGGTATTTATTATTTGCCACTTATATATAAAAAAAGATAGAAAATTAGGAGGGGTTACTTTGTTTAAAAGAAGCTTTGCATTATTATTAGTTCTGGTTTTAGTAGTAAGTGCATTTGCTGGCTGTGCGCAGAAGGGTGAAGAA is a genomic window of Maledivibacter sp. containing:
- a CDS encoding dipeptide ABC transporter ATP-binding protein is translated as MSEINVKKNDILLEVKNLKKYFPINKGLLGNDIQYVKAVDDISFYIRKGETLGLVGESGCGKSTTGRTIIRLYDLTDGEVIFDGAEIGKIRQSQMKPFRKKMQMIFQDPYASLNSRMTVSDIIGEPLDIHGLASGKERQEIIYNLLDKVGLGKDHASRYPHEFSGGQRQRIGIARALAVEPDFIICDEPISALDVSIQAQVVNMLEDLQSEMGLTYLFIAHDLSMVKHISDRIGVMYLGKLVEVAESKELYKKPTHPYTQALLSAIPIPDPDVTKTKQRVILEGDVPSPINPPSGCRFRTRCRYAMPICSEVEPELKDIGGGHMCACHLNDR